A genomic segment from Nodularia sphaerocarpa UHCC 0038 encodes:
- a CDS encoding chemotaxis protein CheW, with amino-acid sequence MNKSRIIVDQELSQNNLVNSYLKFNLNQQTTAIVSMNYTQEAVILPVESVTPMPNMLPCILGLMNWRSRIIWAIDLPRMLNLEFLEGRLRQYNIIVIKVESLVLGLIVHEIKGITKFMSDDIESPVGQVASSLVPYLSGCIVQDEETLLVLDAQSLAHSPIFRSQ; translated from the coding sequence ATGAATAAGTCTAGAATTATAGTCGATCAAGAACTAAGTCAAAATAATTTGGTAAATAGCTATCTCAAATTTAATTTAAATCAACAAACTACTGCTATTGTATCCATGAATTACACGCAAGAAGCAGTTATTTTACCAGTTGAATCTGTCACTCCCATGCCAAATATGCTGCCTTGTATACTAGGATTAATGAATTGGCGGAGTCGAATAATTTGGGCAATTGATCTGCCAAGAATGCTGAATTTAGAATTTTTAGAAGGTAGATTAAGACAGTATAATATTATCGTGATTAAAGTGGAATCACTGGTTTTAGGCTTGATTGTCCACGAGATTAAAGGTATAACTAAATTCATGTCTGATGATATTGAGTCTCCCGTGGGACAAGTTGCATCTAGTTTAGTGCCTTATTTAAGCGGGTGTATTGTCCAAGATGAGGAAACGTTGCTAGTTTTAGATGCACAATCTCTGGCACATTCTCCGATTTTCCGCAGTCAGTAG
- a CDS encoding response regulator, whose amino-acid sequence MSITLVGKILIVEDSPSELELMSYYLQDSGYNVIKSGSAKEALEKVLSEQPDVIVTDVVMPEMSGFELCRFLKKNPLTQKVPIVICSSKNQDIDRLWAMKQGADVYLTKPYTREQLLRAIKSVVL is encoded by the coding sequence ATGAGTATTACCTTGGTTGGCAAAATTTTGATTGTAGAAGATTCACCCAGTGAATTAGAATTGATGAGCTATTATCTCCAAGATAGTGGTTATAACGTCATTAAGTCTGGTAGTGCAAAGGAGGCTTTAGAAAAAGTTTTATCAGAACAGCCAGATGTAATTGTGACTGATGTAGTAATGCCGGAAATGAGTGGATTTGAGTTGTGCCGTTTCCTCAAAAAAAATCCGCTAACTCAAAAAGTACCAATAGTTATTTGCAGTTCCAAAAATCAAGACATTGACAGATTATGGGCAATGAAACAAGGTGCAGATGTCTATTTAACTAAGCCATATACACGGGAACAGCTATTGCGTGCTATTAAATCAGTAGTGCTTTAA
- the sixA gene encoding phosphohistidine phosphatase SixA: protein MELYLIRHGIAEDKQPEIKKDEERSLTQEGRQKTEKVAQRIKKLGLQFEVILTSPLVRARQTAEILVASGISNQFEESTDLAPNGQIEHWLNYWLEPKNYAQNSRIALVGHEPCLSNWAEILLWGEVKHSLVLKKAGMIGIKLPEIGSPLGRSQMFWLTPPKYLL, encoded by the coding sequence ATGGAATTATACTTAATTCGTCATGGTATAGCTGAAGACAAGCAACCAGAGATCAAAAAAGATGAAGAGCGATCGCTCACTCAAGAAGGACGACAAAAAACGGAAAAAGTTGCCCAGAGAATTAAAAAACTGGGTTTGCAGTTTGAGGTAATTCTCACCAGTCCCTTAGTCCGCGCCCGCCAAACAGCAGAAATTCTCGTAGCAAGCGGAATCAGTAACCAATTTGAAGAATCAACTGATCTTGCCCCTAACGGTCAGATTGAGCATTGGCTCAATTACTGGCTAGAACCCAAAAATTATGCCCAAAACAGCCGAATTGCCTTAGTAGGACATGAACCTTGTTTAAGCAATTGGGCAGAAATTCTGCTTTGGGGAGAAGTCAAACACAGTTTAGTCTTGAAAAAAGCAGGTATGATCGGGATAAAACTACCAGAAATAGGTTCACCTCTGGGGAGGAGTCAAATGTTTTGGTTGACACCGCCCAAGTACCTGCTGTAA
- a CDS encoding response regulator, producing MSTTPLTGYWLPQKIHPLSLLAQLTSRHATGCIRVFTQTASWSIHIEDGKLTYASYSDSLFERLDHQLQRLNQEISTLDSATRVQMRLMFEPKNEHQSISYPDYQAICWLVNREHITPTQAETLISELAKEVLETFLVLKEGNYEFSLESSWDELPKFCHLDLRLLVEHCQKQLRNRQNIQSPVNTSQVSPVLASTKSPPTQFQFSQGESFSQPNNFETDESRNEKKSPPSVKKKLYTIACIDDSPTVLNSIKLFLDGNTFSVVTINDPVKALMQILRSKPDLILLDVEMPNLDGYELCSLLRRHSALKNIPIIMVTGKTGFIDKAKAKMVRSSGYLTKPFTQPELLKMVFKYLD from the coding sequence ATGAGTACGACTCCTCTAACTGGTTACTGGTTACCGCAGAAAATACATCCCTTGTCTCTATTAGCGCAACTGACTAGCCGCCATGCTACGGGTTGCATACGCGTATTTACTCAAACCGCTTCTTGGTCAATTCATATAGAGGATGGTAAACTGACTTACGCCTCTTATTCCGATAGCCTGTTTGAACGTCTTGATCATCAGTTACAGCGCTTAAATCAAGAAATTTCAACTCTTGACAGCGCCACTCGCGTACAAATGCGGCTGATGTTTGAACCAAAAAATGAACATCAGTCTATTTCTTATCCAGACTATCAAGCAATTTGTTGGTTGGTAAATCGGGAACATATCACCCCTACCCAAGCGGAAACTCTGATATCTGAATTGGCGAAAGAAGTTCTGGAAACATTTCTGGTTTTAAAAGAAGGGAATTATGAATTTTCTTTGGAGAGTTCCTGGGATGAATTACCCAAATTCTGTCATTTAGACTTACGGTTACTAGTGGAACACTGTCAAAAGCAGTTACGAAATCGGCAAAATATCCAGTCACCAGTTAACACGAGTCAGGTTTCCCCTGTTTTAGCTTCCACAAAGTCGCCTCCAACTCAGTTCCAATTTTCCCAAGGTGAATCATTTTCTCAACCAAACAACTTTGAGACTGATGAAAGCAGGAATGAAAAAAAATCTCCGCCATCTGTCAAAAAAAAGCTATATACAATAGCCTGTATTGATGATAGTCCAACAGTGCTAAATTCTATTAAACTTTTTTTAGATGGCAATACATTTTCCGTGGTAACAATCAATGATCCTGTCAAGGCGTTAATGCAAATTCTCCGCAGTAAACCAGACCTGATTTTGTTAGATGTGGAAATGCCCAATTTAGATGGCTATGAATTGTGTTCTTTATTAAGAAGACATTCAGCTTTGAAGAATATCCCCATTATTATGGTGACAGGAAAAACCGGATTTATTGACAAAGCCAAAGCCAAAATGGTCAGGTCGTCAGGTTATTTGACTAAGCCTTTTACACAACCGGAACTATTGAAAATGGTGTTTAAATACCTTGATTAA
- a CDS encoding citrate synthase, producing MMVCEYKPGLEGIPAAQSSISHVDGQKGILEYRGIRIEELAEKSSFLETAYLLIWGELPNKEELEAFEHEVRYHRRIKYRIRDMMKCFPESGHPMDALQASAAALGLFYSLRDLHNPAYIRDSVVRLLATIPTMVAAFQLMRKGNDPVRPRDDLDYAANFLYMLNEKEPDPLAAKIFDICLILHVEHTMNASTFSARVTASTLTDPYAVVASAVGTLGGPLHGGANEEVIQMLEEIGTVENVRPYVDNLLQRKAKIMGFGHRVYKVKDPRATVLQNLAEQLFAKFGHDKYYDIALEMEQVVAEKLSGKGIYPNVDFYSGLVYRKMGIPTDLFTPIFAIARVAGWLAHWKEQLAENRIFRPTQIYNGKHEITYLPIDQR from the coding sequence ATGATGGTGTGCGAATACAAGCCTGGTTTAGAAGGCATTCCCGCCGCCCAATCGAGTATTAGTCATGTTGATGGGCAAAAGGGAATTCTAGAATATCGTGGCATCCGGATTGAAGAACTAGCAGAAAAAAGTTCATTTCTGGAAACTGCTTATCTCTTAATCTGGGGTGAACTGCCAAATAAAGAAGAATTGGAAGCGTTTGAGCATGAGGTGCGCTACCACAGGCGAATCAAATACCGCATTCGGGACATGATGAAATGCTTTCCAGAAAGCGGTCACCCAATGGATGCTCTGCAAGCCTCAGCTGCGGCTTTAGGCTTGTTTTATTCGCTCCGAGACTTACACAATCCTGCCTACATTCGGGATTCCGTGGTGCGCTTGTTAGCAACCATTCCTACAATGGTAGCCGCATTCCAATTGATGCGAAAAGGCAACGACCCCGTAAGGCCTCGCGATGACTTAGACTACGCCGCCAACTTTCTCTATATGCTCAACGAGAAAGAACCAGATCCTTTGGCTGCCAAAATTTTTGACATCTGCTTGATCCTTCATGTCGAGCATACAATGAATGCCTCTACCTTCAGTGCCAGGGTAACAGCTTCCACCTTAACAGACCCCTACGCTGTAGTTGCTAGTGCAGTCGGAACCCTAGGAGGTCCCCTACACGGTGGAGCCAATGAAGAAGTGATTCAGATGTTGGAAGAAATTGGCACAGTAGAAAACGTGCGTCCCTATGTAGACAACCTGCTGCAACGCAAAGCCAAGATTATGGGCTTTGGACACCGTGTCTATAAAGTCAAAGATCCACGAGCTACAGTCTTACAAAACCTAGCAGAGCAATTGTTTGCCAAGTTTGGGCATGATAAGTATTATGACATTGCCCTAGAAATGGAACAGGTAGTAGCAGAAAAACTGTCTGGCAAAGGGATTTATCCCAATGTTGACTTTTATTCTGGTTTGGTGTACAGGAAAATGGGGATTCCTACAGACTTATTTACACCAATATTTGCGATCGCCCGTGTTGCAGGTTGGCTAGCGCACTGGAAAGAACAACTAGCAGAAAACCGCATATTCCGACCCACCCAGATTTATAACGGTAAGCATGAGATTACCTATCTCCCCATCGATCAACGTTAA
- a CDS encoding HNH endonuclease, with protein sequence MGKVLVLNASYEPLNITSWRRAAILLIKGKAERIEHNGKFLYSDFPLPTVIRLRHYVRVPYKEIPLTRRNILHRDSHSCQYCGYTGDELTLDHVIPRSRRGGDTWENIVTACVRCNVKKGNRTPYEAHMPLRHPPRQPYSSLYFEVSKHLKSGLHNDWQKYVIGL encoded by the coding sequence ATGGGGAAGGTTTTAGTCCTAAACGCGTCTTACGAACCGCTCAACATCACCAGTTGGCGGCGGGCTGCGATTCTGCTGATTAAAGGCAAAGCAGAACGTATTGAGCATAACGGTAAATTTCTCTATTCAGATTTTCCGTTACCGACTGTAATTCGGTTGCGACATTATGTGCGCGTACCGTACAAAGAAATTCCTCTCACTCGCCGAAATATCTTGCACCGTGACAGTCACTCTTGTCAATACTGCGGTTATACCGGGGATGAGTTGACATTAGACCATGTTATCCCGCGATCGCGCCGAGGGGGTGATACCTGGGAAAACATCGTGACGGCTTGCGTCCGTTGCAATGTCAAAAAAGGAAATCGTACACCCTACGAAGCCCATATGCCTTTGCGTCATCCTCCACGCCAACCCTATAGTAGCCTTTATTTTGAGGTGAGCAAACATCTCAAGAGTGGACTGCATAACGATTGGCAAAAATATGTGATTGGTCTTTGA
- the alr gene encoding alanine racemase — MLSRNQTPSFADNQERDTYAWFSQRAWVEIDLGALSHNVQQLVRFLSPSTQLMAVVKADAYGHGAVTVAQTAVQSGAGWLGVATVPEGIQLREAGIKAPILILGATYTPEQIQAIAHWKLQPTLCGPKQALIFSNILETINDGSPLPVHIKLDTGMSRLGTNWEKAVEFVQLVQNLPHLQIASIYSHLATADHLEPSLMQEQHKRFEQAIAQVKSMGINPPCLHLANSAATLTNRALHYDIVRAGLAIYGLYPATHLQNAIDLKPVLQLKARVTHVKTIAAGTGVSYGQQFIAPQEMRLAVVGIGYADGVPRNLSQKMQVLIRGQRVPQIGTITMDQLMLDVSAIPDLQEGEVVTLLGEQGTEQISANDWAEKLNTISWEILCGFKHRLPRVAVM, encoded by the coding sequence ATGTTAAGTCGTAACCAAACCCCTAGTTTTGCTGATAATCAGGAGCGTGATACCTATGCTTGGTTCTCGCAACGCGCTTGGGTAGAAATTGATTTAGGGGCGTTATCGCACAATGTCCAGCAATTAGTTAGATTTTTATCGCCAAGTACGCAGTTAATGGCAGTGGTTAAAGCTGATGCCTATGGACATGGAGCAGTCACAGTTGCTCAAACAGCAGTACAATCGGGAGCGGGTTGGCTGGGAGTCGCTACAGTTCCAGAGGGAATTCAATTACGGGAAGCTGGAATAAAAGCCCCCATTTTGATTTTAGGTGCAACCTACACGCCAGAGCAAATTCAGGCGATCGCTCACTGGAAACTCCAGCCAACTCTGTGTGGTCCGAAACAAGCGCTGATTTTTTCCAACATTTTAGAAACCATCAATGATGGTTCTCCTCTACCCGTACACATTAAATTAGACACGGGAATGTCTCGGTTGGGAACGAACTGGGAAAAAGCTGTGGAGTTTGTACAGTTAGTTCAGAATTTACCTCATCTTCAGATTGCCAGCATTTATTCCCACTTGGCAACAGCAGATCATCTTGAACCCAGCCTCATGCAAGAACAGCATAAACGATTTGAGCAGGCGATCGCTCAAGTCAAAAGCATGGGAATCAATCCACCTTGCTTGCATTTAGCCAACTCAGCCGCCACTCTCACCAATCGCGCCTTACATTACGACATTGTACGCGCCGGTTTAGCTATTTACGGACTCTATCCAGCCACTCATTTACAAAATGCGATTGACCTCAAGCCTGTTTTGCAACTGAAGGCGCGAGTGACTCACGTTAAAACAATTGCTGCTGGTACTGGGGTGAGTTACGGTCAACAATTTATTGCACCCCAAGAAATGCGCCTAGCTGTGGTTGGTATCGGTTACGCTGATGGCGTTCCGCGTAATCTTTCCCAGAAAATGCAAGTTTTAATTCGCGGTCAGCGCGTGCCACAAATTGGCACAATTACAATGGATCAGTTAATGCTCGATGTCAGTGCTATTCCAGATTTACAAGAAGGGGAAGTAGTCACCCTACTAGGCGAACAAGGTACAGAACAAATATCAGCTAACGATTGGGCAGAAAAATTAAATACTATTTCTTGGGAAATTCTCTGCGGGTTCAAGCATCGTTTGCCTCGTGTGGCGGTAATGTAG
- a CDS encoding DHH family phosphoesterase: MQLNSSFKQSENFLLTTEPSPDDADLDQEVVEASLTSPSLPSSNGGGKNGKYGQRGNSVAFQKSEELQKILLAHRHERHLVILQDFPDPDALSCAWTYQLIVQQYDIKCEIIYAGTLSHQENIALVKLTGLPAQRWTSQVLKSKDLSSYQGCILIDNQGTTSQLMTAVQQAGIPIIAVIDHHTLQAEHKSEFVDVRPDVRATSTIFTQYLQSGLLALDSSISQHVKCATALMHGLRSDTNRLMQAQEEDFMAAAYLSRFYDAQLLNAILQANRSKRVMDVIERSLKNRIVQNNFSIAGVGYLRYEDRDAIPQAADFLVTEENVHTAVVFGIVHDEDEVEVVIGSLRTAKLTLDPDEFIKEAFGQDSTGRFFGGGRTGAGGFEIPMGFLSGSNENAAYAKIKWEVYDSQIKQKLLKLVNPKDNPIQSE; this comes from the coding sequence ATGCAATTGAATTCTTCCTTCAAGCAATCAGAAAATTTTTTATTAACCACAGAACCTAGCCCAGATGATGCTGACTTAGACCAAGAAGTAGTGGAAGCTTCACTCACTAGTCCATCCTTGCCATCATCAAATGGCGGCGGAAAAAATGGTAAATATGGTCAACGGGGAAACTCCGTGGCTTTTCAGAAATCTGAAGAACTGCAAAAGATTCTCTTAGCACACCGACATGAGCGACATCTGGTAATTCTCCAAGATTTTCCCGATCCTGATGCGCTGTCTTGCGCTTGGACTTATCAGTTAATTGTGCAGCAATATGATATTAAATGCGAAATTATTTATGCAGGGACGCTGAGTCATCAAGAAAATATTGCCTTAGTGAAGCTGACTGGACTACCCGCCCAGCGCTGGACATCGCAAGTCCTCAAAAGTAAAGACTTGTCATCTTACCAAGGCTGCATCTTAATTGACAACCAGGGAACTACAAGTCAATTAATGACAGCCGTGCAGCAGGCGGGAATCCCCATAATTGCCGTCATTGACCATCATACCTTACAAGCGGAACATAAGTCAGAATTTGTTGACGTTCGTCCTGATGTGCGAGCCACCTCAACAATTTTCACCCAGTATCTGCAATCGGGTTTACTGGCCTTAGATAGCAGCATCAGCCAACACGTCAAATGTGCTACGGCTTTAATGCATGGGTTGCGGTCAGATACCAATCGGTTGATGCAAGCCCAAGAAGAAGATTTCATGGCAGCTGCATATTTGAGCCGATTTTATGATGCTCAACTGCTGAATGCCATTTTACAGGCAAATCGTTCCAAGCGGGTAATGGATGTGATCGAGCGATCGCTCAAAAACCGCATCGTCCAGAATAACTTTTCCATTGCTGGCGTTGGTTATCTGCGCTACGAAGACCGGGATGCGATTCCCCAAGCAGCCGATTTTCTGGTAACGGAAGAAAACGTTCACACCGCAGTAGTTTTTGGCATTGTTCACGACGAAGACGAGGTAGAAGTAGTCATTGGCTCCCTCAGAACCGCTAAACTCACCCTTGACCCAGATGAGTTTATCAAAGAAGCCTTTGGACAAGATAGCACAGGGCGATTTTTTGGTGGTGGACGTACAGGCGCAGGCGGTTTTGAAATTCCGATGGGTTTCTTGTCTGGTAGTAACGAAAATGCCGCTTATGCAAAAATCAAATGGGAAGTCTATGATTCTCAAATCAAGCAAAAGCTCCTAAAGTTAGTCAATCCTAAAGACAACCCGATTCAGTCTGAGTAG
- the nuoH gene encoding NADH-quinone oxidoreductase subunit NuoH: MNSGIDLQGTFIKSVMDLGIPAGTAKALWMPLPMILMLIGATVGVLVCVWLERKISASVQQRIGPEFIGPFGLLAPVADGLKLVFKEDIVPAKADAWLFTIGPILVVLPVFLSYLIVPFGQNIVITNVGMGIFLWIAFSSIAPIGLLMAGYASNNKYSLIGGLRAAAQSISYEIPLSLSVLAVVMMSNSLSTIDIVNQQSGYGILGWNIWRQPVGFLIFWIAALAECERLPFDLPEAEEEIVAGYQTEYSGMKFALFYLSSYVNLVLSALMVAVLYLGGWDFPIPVNVIANWFGLSEFNPVLQVATASLGIVMTLIKAYLLVFIAILLRWTVPRVRIDQLLDLGWKFLLPLALVNLLVTAALKLAFPFAFGG; this comes from the coding sequence ATGAACTCAGGAATTGACCTCCAAGGAACGTTTATTAAATCCGTCATGGATTTAGGAATACCAGCAGGGACAGCCAAAGCCTTATGGATGCCCTTGCCCATGATACTGATGCTGATTGGAGCAACAGTGGGGGTATTAGTGTGTGTTTGGTTAGAACGAAAAATTTCGGCATCAGTACAGCAGCGCATTGGCCCAGAATTTATTGGGCCTTTTGGCTTACTAGCGCCAGTTGCGGATGGTCTGAAGCTGGTATTTAAAGAAGATATCGTACCAGCAAAAGCGGATGCTTGGCTATTTACCATCGGTCCGATTTTAGTGGTACTGCCAGTATTTCTGTCCTATTTGATAGTCCCCTTTGGACAAAATATTGTCATTACCAACGTAGGCATGGGAATATTCCTGTGGATTGCGTTTTCTAGCATTGCCCCCATCGGGTTGTTAATGGCTGGTTACGCATCAAATAACAAGTATTCCCTCATAGGTGGCTTGCGGGCTGCTGCTCAGTCCATTAGCTACGAAATTCCCCTATCCTTGAGCGTGTTAGCCGTCGTCATGATGTCTAACAGTCTCAGCACCATTGATATTGTTAACCAGCAATCTGGCTATGGTATCCTTGGCTGGAACATTTGGCGGCAACCAGTAGGATTCCTGATTTTTTGGATAGCAGCCCTAGCTGAATGCGAACGCTTACCCTTTGACTTACCCGAAGCGGAAGAAGAAATCGTAGCTGGTTATCAGACCGAATATTCAGGCATGAAATTCGCGCTGTTTTACCTCAGTTCCTACGTCAACCTAGTGCTTTCAGCCCTAATGGTAGCAGTTTTATACCTGGGTGGTTGGGACTTCCCAATTCCAGTTAACGTCATAGCTAATTGGTTCGGACTGAGTGAATTTAATCCCGTGTTGCAGGTAGCAACGGCTTCTTTGGGTATTGTCATGACCCTAATCAAAGCCTATTTGCTAGTATTTATCGCCATCTTGTTGCGTTGGACAGTACCACGGGTGCGGATTGACCAATTGCTAGATTTAGGATGGAAGTTTTTGTTACCACTGGCTTTGGTTAACCTTCTCGTAACCGCAGCCCTGAAACTTGCCTTTCCCTTCGCCTTTGGTGGATAA